Proteins encoded within one genomic window of Amycolatopsis sp. 2-15:
- a CDS encoding proteasome assembly chaperone family protein, producing the protein MGFDPEELYEVDSDVPDLDGAVLLHFFDGFMDAGSTGRLVTDHLTNEVENRVIARFDVDRLIDYRSRRPPMTYAVDHWEEYEAPELAVRLLHDTDGVPFLLLSGPEPDHEWERFATAVKHLVERWGVRLTVGYHGIPMGAPHTRPLGVTAHATRESLIGGDHQPLPNRMQVPGSVSALLEYRLGEWGHDAMGFAAHVPHYLAQSAYPSAALLVLESVERATGLHLPDGELRVAAQVATAEIDRQVAESDEVADVVRALERQYDTFVEASGRDSLLAESQEHMPTAEELGSQFERFLAEQGGDSPER; encoded by the coding sequence GTGGGATTCGATCCCGAGGAACTGTATGAGGTGGACTCGGACGTCCCCGACCTGGACGGAGCCGTGCTCCTGCACTTCTTCGACGGTTTCATGGACGCCGGCTCCACCGGCAGGCTCGTCACCGACCACCTGACCAACGAGGTCGAGAACCGCGTGATCGCGCGCTTCGACGTCGACCGCCTCATCGACTACCGCTCCCGGCGCCCGCCGATGACCTACGCGGTGGACCACTGGGAGGAATACGAGGCCCCTGAGCTGGCCGTTCGCCTCCTCCACGACACCGACGGCGTGCCGTTCCTGCTGCTGTCCGGCCCCGAGCCCGACCACGAGTGGGAGCGCTTCGCCACGGCCGTGAAACACCTGGTGGAGCGCTGGGGCGTGCGCCTGACCGTCGGTTACCACGGCATCCCGATGGGTGCCCCGCACACGCGTCCGCTCGGCGTCACGGCCCACGCGACGCGCGAGAGCCTCATCGGCGGCGACCACCAGCCGCTGCCCAACCGCATGCAGGTGCCCGGCAGCGTGTCGGCCTTGCTGGAGTACCGCCTCGGCGAATGGGGTCACGACGCGATGGGCTTCGCCGCCCACGTGCCCCACTACCTCGCGCAGTCGGCCTACCCGTCGGCCGCGCTGCTGGTGCTGGAGTCCGTCGAGCGCGCCACCGGACTGCACCTGCCCGACGGTGAGCTGCGCGTGGCCGCGCAGGTCGCCACCGCCGAGATCGACCGCCAGGTCGCCGAGTCCGACGAGGTCGCCGACGTCGTGCGCGCGCTGGAGCGCCAGTACGACACGTTCGTCGAAGCCTCCGGTCGCGACAGCCTGCTGGCCGAGTCGCAGGAGCATATGCCGACGGCCGAGGAGCTCGGTTCGCAGTTCGAACGGTTCCTGGCCGAGCAGGGCGGGGACTCGCCGGAACGCTGA
- a CDS encoding class I SAM-dependent methyltransferase: MTQPHQDRSTARTLGGALRRKAGLVLRRVATRLHDPYADQLNQIRDELREEIVRQGDRLLDRVAEFEIRSRRDIVYAGDQDAALESNVFARENLIGARHFGSPPETLKFALSLAPAGGMALEFGVASGNTLRTIAVARGGVEVYGFDSFEGLPEAWLNGMPAGAFARDDLPDVPGAELVVGLFNDSLPGFLEKHPGHVDFLHVDGDLYSSAKTVLDNVGPRLRPGSIVHFDEFFNFPGWKRHEYRAWMEHIEKTGVEFTYEAYTYNDNQVTVRITHVPGYEAPAQDEVSADHV; the protein is encoded by the coding sequence ATGACCCAGCCGCACCAAGATCGTTCCACGGCAAGGACATTGGGCGGAGCTCTGCGGCGCAAAGCCGGCCTGGTACTGCGCCGGGTGGCCACCCGCCTGCATGACCCGTACGCCGATCAGCTGAACCAGATCCGGGATGAGCTCCGCGAGGAGATCGTCCGCCAGGGTGACCGCCTGCTCGACCGGGTGGCGGAGTTCGAAATCCGCAGCCGCCGCGACATCGTGTACGCCGGTGACCAGGACGCCGCGCTCGAGAGCAACGTGTTCGCCCGCGAAAACCTCATCGGCGCCCGCCACTTCGGCAGCCCGCCCGAGACGTTGAAGTTCGCGTTGTCCCTGGCCCCGGCCGGTGGCATGGCACTCGAGTTCGGCGTCGCGTCGGGAAACACGCTGCGGACCATCGCCGTCGCGCGCGGCGGCGTCGAGGTCTACGGTTTCGACTCCTTCGAAGGCCTGCCCGAGGCCTGGCTCAACGGCATGCCCGCCGGCGCCTTCGCCCGCGACGACCTGCCGGACGTCCCCGGCGCGGAACTCGTCGTCGGCCTTTTCAACGACAGCCTCCCGGGATTCCTGGAGAAGCACCCGGGCCACGTCGACTTCCTCCACGTGGACGGCGACCTCTACAGCTCCGCGAAAACCGTGCTCGACAACGTCGGCCCGCGCCTGCGTCCGGGCAGCATCGTGCACTTCGACGAGTTCTTCAACTTCCCCGGCTGGAAGCGCCACGAATACCGCGCGTGGATGGAACACATCGAGAAGACAGGCGTCGAGTTCACGTACGAGGCCTATACCTACAACGACAACCAGGTGACGGTGCGGATCACGCACGTGCCCGGGTACGAGGCTCCCGCGCAGGACGAGGTCTCCGCGGACCACGTCTAA
- a CDS encoding MCE family protein, with protein sequence MHSARGPRHPVRTALAGLTLLVLGIVTALNARSLPVIGDGTTYAAEFTEAAGLRNGNDVRIAGVQVGRVSAVTLDGARVRVSFKVKDAWLGDGTTAAIKLKTVLGQKYLALDPAGAGSLDPDVPIPSSRTTVPYDVLDAFRDLSATVDHIDTTRLAHSFDTLATTFADTPADVRTALGGLSRLSDTIASRDTQLTALLANTRTVSSTLADRDAQVQRLLADGNFLLDEVAHRESAISTLLDGSRRLASQLSGLVADNDRTLAPTLAGLERLTSLLQRNQDSLAHGVKALAPLLRLGTNLAGNGHWIDGYLCGLVLPSIGPLNEPGCYPR encoded by the coding sequence GTGCACTCAGCCCGAGGTCCCCGCCACCCTGTCCGCACCGCGCTGGCCGGGCTCACGCTGCTGGTGCTCGGCATCGTCACCGCGCTCAACGCCCGGAGCCTGCCCGTGATCGGCGACGGCACCACGTACGCGGCCGAGTTCACCGAAGCGGCCGGGCTGCGCAACGGCAACGACGTGCGCATCGCCGGCGTCCAGGTCGGGCGCGTGTCCGCGGTGACCCTCGACGGCGCTCGGGTGCGGGTGTCGTTCAAGGTCAAGGACGCCTGGCTCGGCGACGGCACCACGGCCGCCATCAAGCTGAAAACGGTGCTGGGCCAGAAATACCTCGCCCTCGACCCGGCGGGCGCGGGCTCGCTCGACCCGGACGTGCCCATCCCAAGCTCGCGCACGACCGTGCCCTACGACGTGCTCGACGCGTTCCGCGATCTCTCGGCCACCGTCGACCACATCGACACGACGCGGCTCGCGCACAGCTTCGACACGCTCGCCACGACGTTCGCCGACACTCCCGCCGACGTCCGGACCGCACTCGGCGGCCTCTCCCGCCTGTCGGACACCATCGCCTCCCGCGACACGCAGCTGACCGCGCTGCTGGCCAACACCCGCACCGTGTCCTCGACACTCGCCGACCGCGACGCGCAAGTGCAGCGCCTGCTCGCCGACGGCAACTTCCTGCTCGACGAGGTGGCCCACCGCGAGTCCGCCATCTCCACCCTGCTCGACGGCTCGCGGCGCCTCGCCAGCCAGCTGTCCGGCCTCGTCGCCGACAACGACCGCACCCTCGCCCCGACGCTCGCCGGCCTCGAGAGACTCACGTCCTTGTTGCAGCGCAACCAGGATTCCCTCGCCCACGGCGTGAAAGCGCTTGCCCCGCTCCTGCGCCTCGGCACCAACCTCGCGGGCAACGGCCACTGGATCGACGGCTACCTGTGCGGTCTGGTCCTCCCGTCGATCGGGCCGCTGAACGAGCCGGGCTGCTACCCGCGTTAG
- a CDS encoding magnesium transporter CorA family protein, with product MAHTRVYRDGVLVEEDFPVEQVSDYLRDPATTVWLDFCEPTENDLASISEELGLHALAVEDAAEEHQRPKFDRYDTHSFLIAYSAHFDVDTGMVTKSELAAFVTKQALVTVRKDDGFDIEAVAQRWDSSADLAKSGVAFLLHGLLDYIVDGHFDSVQALDDQIEALEDLVFDERPDQRELQRRSFRLRKSLTALRRVVLPMREVVNTVLRRDQHLVDSVMMPYFQDVYDHVLRASEWTESLRDLVATVRETQLNLQGNRLNTIMKKVTSWAAIIAVPTAVTGFYGQNVPYPGFQTTSGFWVSTVAIVLLSVGLYASFKRRDWL from the coding sequence GTGGCGCACACGCGGGTCTACCGCGACGGCGTGCTGGTCGAAGAGGACTTCCCGGTCGAGCAGGTTTCCGACTACCTGCGGGACCCGGCCACCACCGTCTGGCTCGACTTCTGCGAGCCGACCGAAAACGACCTCGCCTCGATCTCCGAAGAGCTCGGCCTGCACGCGCTGGCCGTCGAGGACGCGGCCGAGGAGCACCAGCGCCCCAAGTTCGACCGCTACGACACGCATTCCTTCCTCATCGCGTACTCGGCGCACTTCGACGTCGACACCGGCATGGTCACGAAATCGGAGCTCGCCGCGTTCGTCACGAAGCAGGCGCTCGTGACCGTGCGCAAGGACGACGGGTTCGACATCGAAGCCGTGGCGCAGCGGTGGGACTCCTCGGCCGACCTCGCGAAGTCCGGCGTCGCGTTCCTGCTCCACGGCCTGCTCGACTACATCGTCGACGGGCACTTCGACAGCGTGCAGGCGCTCGACGACCAGATCGAAGCGCTGGAAGACCTCGTGTTCGACGAGCGGCCCGACCAGCGTGAGCTGCAACGGCGTTCTTTCCGGCTGCGCAAGAGCCTCACGGCGCTGCGCCGCGTGGTGCTGCCGATGCGCGAGGTCGTGAACACCGTGCTGCGGCGCGACCAGCACCTGGTCGACAGCGTGATGATGCCGTATTTCCAGGACGTCTACGACCACGTGTTGCGCGCGTCGGAGTGGACGGAGTCGTTGCGCGACCTGGTGGCGACCGTGCGCGAGACGCAGCTGAACCTGCAGGGCAACCGGCTCAACACGATCATGAAGAAGGTCACGAGCTGGGCGGCGATCATCGCGGTGCCCACGGCGGTCACCGGGTTCTACGGGCAGAACGTGCCGTATCCGGGATTCCAGACCACGTCCGGGTTCTGGGTGTCCACAGTGGCCATTGTGCTGCTTTCGGTGGGGCTTTACGCGTCGTTCAAGCGCCGCGACTGGCTCTGA
- a CDS encoding amidohydrolase, translating into MTTTVFRGGRVFTADAAGTSCSAVAISGGRIVAVGGDRTVEPFLREADDVVDLAGGLLLPGFGDAHAHPVLGGLERIRCDLSGAETAGAYARIIGEYARAHPDREWILGGGWAMQAFPGGRPHRAALDAVVGDRPVLLPNRDHHSSWVSTAALARAGIDRDTPDPADGRIERDADGQPTGLLHEGAADLVARVAPADTQEDLDAALAEAQRYLHSCGVTNWQDAWVVVPGGGPNVHESYLRADAAGTLTAKVTGALWWDRSCPPEGIADQVARLAEIRAATAAQCRNYRTPSVKVMQDGVVETFTAAMLEPYLDAHGHPTGDRGLGFLDPGLLRDVTTALDAAGFQVHFHAIGDRAVRDVLDALEAAIADNGTSDRRHHLAHLQVVHPSDVPRFHRLGATANLQALWAVHEPQMDDLTLPFLGYPRAAWQYPFGDLLRTGSALAMGSDWPVSSPDPLAAIHVAVNRVLPGAATPPLGPEQALPLATALRAYTAGSAAVNHLDDVTGALTVGKAADLVVLDRDPFDGPRREIGATQVVRTYTDGTEVYRA; encoded by the coding sequence ATGACGACCACGGTGTTCCGCGGCGGCCGCGTCTTCACCGCCGACGCCGCGGGCACGAGCTGCTCGGCCGTCGCGATCTCCGGCGGCCGGATCGTCGCCGTCGGCGGCGACCGAACGGTGGAACCCTTCCTGCGCGAAGCCGACGACGTCGTCGACCTCGCCGGCGGACTCCTGCTGCCGGGTTTCGGCGACGCCCACGCGCACCCCGTGCTGGGCGGGCTCGAACGGATCCGCTGCGACCTTTCGGGCGCCGAAACCGCCGGCGCGTACGCCCGCATCATCGGCGAATACGCCCGCGCCCACCCCGACCGCGAATGGATCCTCGGCGGCGGCTGGGCGATGCAGGCGTTCCCCGGCGGCCGCCCGCACCGCGCCGCACTCGACGCCGTCGTCGGCGATCGCCCGGTGCTGCTCCCCAACCGCGACCACCACTCCAGCTGGGTCAGCACCGCCGCCCTGGCCCGAGCCGGGATCGACCGCGACACCCCCGACCCCGCCGACGGCCGCATCGAGCGCGACGCCGACGGCCAACCCACCGGGCTCCTCCACGAAGGCGCCGCGGATCTCGTCGCCCGGGTCGCCCCGGCCGACACGCAGGAAGACCTCGACGCCGCCCTGGCCGAAGCCCAGCGCTACCTGCACTCCTGCGGCGTCACGAACTGGCAGGACGCCTGGGTGGTGGTGCCGGGCGGCGGGCCGAACGTCCACGAGTCCTACCTGCGTGCCGACGCCGCCGGCACGCTGACCGCGAAGGTGACCGGCGCGTTGTGGTGGGACCGCTCGTGCCCACCCGAAGGCATCGCGGATCAAGTCGCGCGTCTCGCCGAGATCCGCGCCGCGACGGCCGCGCAGTGCCGCAACTACCGCACGCCGTCGGTGAAGGTGATGCAGGACGGCGTGGTCGAGACGTTCACCGCCGCCATGCTCGAGCCCTACCTCGACGCCCACGGCCACCCGACCGGCGACCGCGGCCTCGGTTTCCTCGACCCCGGATTGCTCCGCGACGTCACCACCGCCCTCGACGCCGCCGGCTTCCAGGTGCACTTCCACGCGATCGGCGACCGCGCGGTCCGCGACGTCCTCGACGCGCTCGAAGCGGCCATCGCCGACAACGGCACTTCCGACCGCCGCCACCACCTCGCCCACCTGCAGGTGGTGCACCCGTCCGACGTCCCGCGCTTCCACCGCCTCGGCGCCACGGCCAACCTGCAGGCGCTGTGGGCCGTGCACGAACCGCAGATGGACGACCTCACGCTGCCCTTCCTCGGTTATCCCCGCGCCGCCTGGCAGTACCCGTTCGGCGACCTCCTGCGCACCGGCTCCGCGCTCGCCATGGGCAGCGACTGGCCGGTCAGCAGCCCCGACCCGCTCGCCGCGATCCACGTCGCCGTGAACCGTGTCCTGCCCGGCGCGGCGACTCCGCCGCTGGGTCCGGAACAAGCGTTACCACTCGCGACCGCGCTGCGCGCCTACACCGCGGGCAGCGCCGCGGTGAACCACCTCGACGACGTCACCGGCGCGCTCACCGTCGGAAAGGCCGCGGACCTGGTGGTTCTCGACCGCGACCCGTTCGACGGCCCGCGCCGGGAGATCGGCGCGACGCAGGTGGTGCGCACGTACACCGACGGAACCGAGGTGTACCGCGCCTAG
- a CDS encoding cupin domain-containing protein — METNVFDVLAALDRLPDTADTMLVDEYFVDKPTASARIFRIYRELPLHYHTECDEHLYVLSGRGTFHLDGEEFEARPGLLLHFEKTKVHGFPRIGEHPLVVLSVDVPRRRPDDVVFVDPAQGDAGTFMARNAPEPPR; from the coding sequence GTGGAAACCAACGTGTTCGACGTCCTCGCCGCTCTGGACCGGTTACCCGACACGGCCGACACGATGCTGGTCGACGAGTACTTCGTGGACAAACCCACGGCGAGCGCGCGAATCTTCCGCATCTACCGCGAGCTGCCGCTGCACTACCACACGGAATGCGACGAGCACCTCTACGTGCTCAGCGGCCGCGGCACGTTCCACCTCGACGGTGAAGAGTTCGAGGCCCGCCCGGGTCTGCTGCTGCACTTCGAGAAAACCAAGGTCCACGGCTTCCCGCGGATCGGCGAGCACCCGCTCGTGGTGCTGTCGGTGGACGTGCCGAGGCGGCGCCCCGACGACGTGGTCTTCGTGGACCCGGCACAGGGCGACGCCGGCACGTTCATGGCGCGCAACGCGCCGGAACCACCGCGCTAG
- a CDS encoding reverse transcriptase family protein yields the protein MNGERVTPASPTNPTNPADSSTPLGPREPSLLDPLPPIWRWQVPRWPTFESCATALDLTPGELSWFSDPRHWNDRANHTLRHYHHRWIPTSTGRLRVIERPKPRLAELQRRVRRHVLAALPVHDAAHGFHPGRSILTCAEPHAGQEKVIRMDLEHFFPTISARRIRSLLELAGYPPAVAQALAGILTTTTPPDVLKSAPRKVRDELGKPHLPQGAPSSPAVANAVTNRLDRRLSGLAQKLGANYTRYADDLAFSGEAALPLHRLFPGVRRIVEDEGFHLRDDKTSVAAKYQRQRVAGLVVNTKPAAPRARYDDLRATLHNCATTGPEAQNHAGHPDFQAHLRGRIAWISATSAHRGAKLKELFDRIDWS from the coding sequence ATGAACGGAGAAAGAGTCACCCCCGCGTCGCCCACCAACCCGACCAACCCGGCCGACTCGTCAACACCACTCGGCCCCCGAGAACCATCCCTTCTCGACCCCCTCCCCCCGATCTGGCGCTGGCAAGTCCCCCGCTGGCCCACCTTCGAATCCTGCGCCACCGCCCTCGACCTCACGCCCGGCGAACTCTCCTGGTTCTCCGACCCCCGCCACTGGAACGACCGCGCCAACCACACCCTCCGCCACTACCACCACCGTTGGATCCCCACCTCCACCGGCCGCCTCCGCGTCATCGAACGCCCCAAACCGCGCCTGGCGGAGCTCCAACGCCGCGTCCGCCGACACGTCCTGGCTGCCCTCCCGGTCCACGACGCCGCCCACGGCTTCCACCCCGGCCGCTCCATCCTCACGTGCGCGGAACCCCACGCGGGCCAGGAAAAAGTCATCCGCATGGACCTCGAGCACTTCTTCCCCACCATTTCCGCCCGCCGGATCCGCTCGCTACTCGAACTCGCCGGCTACCCGCCCGCCGTCGCCCAGGCGCTGGCCGGAATCCTCACCACGACCACGCCACCGGACGTCCTCAAGTCCGCGCCCAGAAAAGTCCGCGACGAACTCGGCAAACCGCACCTGCCCCAAGGCGCCCCCTCGTCCCCAGCTGTCGCGAACGCCGTCACCAACCGGCTCGACCGCAGGCTCTCGGGCCTGGCACAGAAACTCGGCGCGAACTACACCCGCTACGCCGACGACCTCGCCTTCTCCGGCGAAGCCGCCCTGCCTCTCCACCGGCTCTTCCCCGGCGTCCGCCGAATCGTCGAAGACGAAGGCTTCCACCTGCGCGACGACAAAACCTCCGTCGCCGCCAAGTACCAGCGCCAGCGCGTGGCGGGCCTCGTCGTCAACACCAAACCCGCGGCCCCACGCGCCCGATACGACGACCTCCGCGCCACCCTCCACAACTGCGCCACAACTGGTCCCGAAGCGCAGAACCACGCCGGCCACCCCGATTTCCAGGCGCACCTGCGCGGCCGCATCGCCTGGATTTCCGCGACGAGCGCGCACCGAGGTGCCAAGCTGAAAGAGCTCTTCGACCGAATCGATTGGAGCTGA
- a CDS encoding GNAT family N-acetyltransferase encodes MDRVREKLADPEALVLVAVVGGRVVGMVLAEEGRAEDGQGPVLPGLCHVSMVFVRPECWGAGVGAALLGALKERAAGRLQLWTGVANERALALYRRVGFRASGRRREIFGVGQVVHLVCSGG; translated from the coding sequence ATGGACCGGGTGCGGGAGAAGCTGGCGGATCCCGAGGCGCTGGTGCTCGTGGCGGTGGTGGGTGGGCGCGTGGTTGGCATGGTGCTGGCCGAGGAGGGGCGGGCGGAGGACGGACAGGGGCCGGTGCTGCCGGGGTTGTGCCACGTCTCGATGGTGTTCGTGCGGCCCGAGTGTTGGGGGGCCGGAGTGGGGGCGGCGTTGCTGGGTGCGTTGAAAGAGCGCGCTGCGGGTCGGCTGCAGTTGTGGACCGGCGTCGCCAATGAGCGGGCGCTGGCGTTGTATCGGCGGGTGGGGTTCAGGGCCAGCGGGCGGCGGCGGGAGATCTTCGGGGTCGGGCAGGTCGTTCACCTGGTGTGTTCCGGTGGGTGA
- a CDS encoding MarR family winged helix-turn-helix transcriptional regulator translates to MLASVGRVPCSRLAAAMGVNASSVTRLADKLEAHGYVRRGEDERRRTVVTVEVTKAGQAVVDDVLARRHEALGELLGQLDPARRERAAASVEDLLAAAEKAPLVPSAGPGRL, encoded by the coding sequence GTGTTGGCCAGTGTGGGGCGGGTGCCGTGTTCGCGGTTGGCGGCGGCGATGGGTGTGAACGCGTCGTCGGTGACGCGGTTGGCGGACAAGCTGGAGGCGCACGGTTATGTGCGCCGCGGGGAGGACGAGCGTCGGCGCACCGTCGTCACCGTTGAGGTCACGAAAGCTGGGCAGGCGGTGGTGGATGACGTGCTCGCGCGCAGGCATGAAGCGCTCGGGGAGTTGTTGGGGCAGCTCGATCCGGCCCGACGAGAACGAGCAGCGGCGAGCGTCGAGGACTTGCTGGCGGCGGCGGAGAAGGCGCCGCTGGTGCCGTCGGCCGGGCCGGGGCGGCTGTGA